A genomic region of Eucalyptus grandis isolate ANBG69807.140 chromosome 5, ASM1654582v1, whole genome shotgun sequence contains the following coding sequences:
- the LOC120293864 gene encoding uncharacterized protein LOC120293864, translating to MVRKRDRFWEYVEPLDGKFKCKFCDRKFAGGIPRVKSHLSGIKGGGIDICTKVPEDVQIAATEVRPKRPHLKCISKDDVMLDKLLVKFILFNGDDVDIVRRPSFIEFVNAVAKHGSHYKLPHRSVVKTKLVPDLQEEIGEYVANVKKSWVRTGCTLIINVWRREKRSFMYIFASSIEGVVLLNALEIPNDEFTSDLVEEISNFVTQENGANNFVQYITDTDPREEIFFDIMPNDDLSHVYKTTCVGHKIQLLFEDIYCEISWIRKAFDQARAVVTKIHKHDGILSSMKQSTNYWRLEQSSTTTNFFSHYYMLQLIMRLETELRLLVSSSEWLSLGLEKDYSGIEVGEIIRSSEFWPEGKEVLHALEPIFRPWKWQMRL from the exons ATGGTCAGAAAGAGAGATCGATTTTGGGAATATGTAGAGCCTCTGGATGGCAAATTTAAGTGCAAGTTTTGCGATAGAAAGTTTGCTGGTGGTATTCCGAGAGTTAAATCACATTTATCTGGAATTAAAGGCGGTGGTATAGATATATGCACCAAGGTCCCTGAAGATGTTCAAATTGCTGCTACTGAG GTAAGACCGAAGAGACCTCACTTAAAATGCATCAGTAAGGACGACGTCATGCTGGATAAATTGCTTGTTAAGTTCATCCTCTTTAATGGTGATGATGTCGACATTGTGCGGAGGCCATCCTTCATTGAATTTGTGAATGCTGTGGCTAAACATGGTTCTCATTATAAGTTGCCACATCGTTCGGTAGTCAAAACAAAGTTAGTGCCTGATTTGCAAGAGGAAATTGGAGAGTATGTGGCAAATGTGAAGAAATCATGGGTTAGAACTGGCTGCACACTCATCATTAATGTTTGGCGGCGTGAGAAGAGATCCTTCATGTATATCTTTGCTTCTTCTATTGAAGGGGTGGTCCTATTGAATGCGTTGGAGATTCCCAATGATGAGTTTACCTCAGATTTGGTGgaagagatttcaaattttgtcaCTCAAGAAAATGGGGCCAACAACTTCGTGCAGTACATAACCGATACTGATCCAAGAGAAGAAATCTTTTTTGATATTATGCCAAATGACGACCTTTCCCATGTGTACAAGACTACATGCGTTGGCCATAAAATACAATTACTCTTCGAGGATATATATTGTGAAATCTCTTGGATTCGAAAGGCATTTGATCAAGCGAGAGCAGTTGTCACTAAGATTCACAAGCATGATGGCATCTTATCATCGATGAAGCAGTCCACAAACTACTGGCGGTTGGAACaatcatcaacaacaacaaatttttTCTCACACTATTATATGCTTCAATTAATCATGAGGCTTGAAACTGAGCTGCGATTGCTTGTTTCATCATCTGAGTGGCTTTCGTTGGGTTTAGAGAAGGATTATTCAGGCATAGAAGTGGGTGAAATCATTCGCAGTTCCGAATTTTGGCCTGAAGGGAAAGAAGTCCTGCATGCTTTAGAACCGATATTTCGG CCGTGGAAGTGGCAGATGAGGCTATAA